The region ACGATAAAAGACATGAGACTGTTTTTAAACAAAATTAGTTTTATTTGCAAAAAGTAATTTGGTAAAGTTAGAAAGAAAATATGCCATAAATATATCCATAAACTTGAACTACTGATAAAAATTATAATTCTCGTTACTGAATTTTCTTGCTGGTTTAAATTGTAAGTTGTAGCTAATTTATCTACTAGCAGAAACGCTAGAATTGACGCAAAAATCCCATAGGATTCATAATAAAGCCTTGGTGGATATTTGAAAGTTTCAGGGTATAAGTTAGGTTCTTGTATATAGTAATAGTAGCCATTCATGATCAGAAATACTATCAAAAAGATGCCACAAATAATTAATAGTGATTTTCGTGTCATCTTTGGTAAAGTAAGACCTAAGCCAAATAAGCAACCATAGGGAATAATAAACAAAAAATAATTCTGGATCAAAACTGATAATAATTTATTTTCTATGGTGATATTTTCAAGTAAGAGCAATATCAATTCATGGCAACCATAAATTATTAATAGTAATCCCAGGAAATGATTGCTATTTTTACAAGCTCTGAATAATCTGAGAACTAATGTTGAGATCATAGCCACAAGAATAAATACACGAATTATCCATACGTAGCCAATCCCCCATAAGAATAAAAAACTCCCGATAATATCGCTTTTCAAAGAAAAAGGATAGTTGCTGCCCACTAGGAGAAATATGAGATAATATGAGATAAAGAAAAAAGTCAGAAAAAACCACACAGGAGCTATGAGCCGAGGGATTCTTTTTTGCAAATAAATTCTTAAAGTATAATTTTTATTGTGACTAGAAGAATAAAAAAGTGCGCCAGATATAATTACCATGAGGGGAACATCAAAGCTTCTTATATGGAATAAAATATTTTGCGGAATAACGTGGGCAAGAATAATTAAAAGTATACCTATAGTTTTTAAGATATCAAATCTTATATCTCTATTTGCATTTTTTTTATGTTCTTCTAAAACTACTTTGTGCTTCATTTTTTTTAATTGCTAGCCTTTAAAATTAGTTAAACAGTTGTAATCCATAAGCCTAGACTCAAAGATTTTTTAGCTGTTGAGCAACAACAGCCTCGGCTACTTAATTTAATGATCATGTTTTAAATTAAACCATGAACAGCCTAGATATATTCGGCTGTGGGATAAGAATTTTCAGAATGTTCAATTTATGAGATTTTCTGAACAAGGATGTCGGCACTTTAGCAGGTAACAGGGTTTTATGAGCAATTTATGTCCTCATACCAATTATTTGTGAGGCTGCATATTATTTCGACCCCACCCCTAACCCCTCCCCGCAAGCGAGGAGGGGAACTGGATTTCTGGTTAAATTCTATTTATGCATCTTTATATTAAATTGGTATCAGCTATCTGGCAACTTCTAGAGGTAGTTACTGAATCTCAAGTTTCCTAGAAAATCTTACCACTTGTCAGATGAATCAAGGTGAATTTGGTGCTTGGTTGTTAACCCATTTGCGATTTAATTACTTGAAGATCAAATCTAATCGCTGTTGGGTTATTTTGAGTGCCTCTGCTGGGGAATTTTGACCGAGTAAGACTGATTCAATTGCCCGACCTAAACTATCGGATATGCGATTATAACCCGGAAAGATGGGACGCGATCGCCCATGTTCGGCTTGGTCTAAAAATACTTGCACCGGGGGCAGTTTCTTGACAAATTCTTGATATTGTGGATTTTGGCGAGACTTCAAGTTGATTGGTAAATAGCCTGTTCCTAATGCGAGTTCTGTCTGAAATTCGGCACTCATGGCATACTCGGCAAAGGTGAAGGCGGCTTGTTCTCGTTCAGGTGTGGTTTTGAACAAGAATAAATTTTCACCGCCGACGCTGGTAGCGGGTTCTTGACTAACAGGAATGGGAAAAACTCCAAAATCTACCCCACTCTCAGTAAATTCTCCCAAACTCCAGGGGCCTGTGACTTGCATTGCTACGTTACCAGCGATTAAGTCACCTGTTTCATAGCCTCTTTCGGGGCCGGATAAAATAGCGGAACCATCGTCAATCAGATTACGCCAAAATTGCAAAGCGGCGATCGCACCTGGATTATCTTGTAACATCACTGCTGCTGCATCCCTTGATTCCCCGTTCACCAATTCGCCGCCGCTACTCCACATAAATGGTAGCCAGGTGAAGACTGTAAATTCTCCTTTCCCTAATGGCAAAAACATTCCATACTGATTGATGCGTCCATCGCCAGTGGTATCACGAGTCAATTTTTTGGCGACTTCCCGAAACTGTTCCCAAGTCCGGGGTAATTCGGTAATTCCGGCGGCTTTAAACAAACTGGGACGGTAATAGACAGCGACATTATTAGTCGCAAATGGCAATGACCAAAGTTTCCCCTGATATTCCATTGACTCAAACAAAGCCGGGTCAATTTCGGCTTTAACTGGAGAATTGTCTAGCTTTTCGTCTAAGGGAATTAAAGCTTGCAGTTCGACTAATTGACCTGCAATGGTGGGGTTATACCATAATAAATCCGGTGGCGCATTTCCTACGACTGCGGCTAAAATTTTCGGCGTTTGCTGGTCTTGTTGTCCAGCATAAAGGGACTCTACTTGAATTTTCGGATGAGTTTGATTAAATTTATCTACAAGCTTTTGTAAAACATCTCGATTGGCTGGTGGATTCACACCTTGCCATAAAGTCAGATGAATTACATCTGTTTCGGCTGTTCGTATGGTTTGACATCCACCGATAGCTAGTATGCCCACCAGCAGTAACAGCAGTAAACTTTTCAAGTAGTACTGCACGTTCTGGCTTTTTCTCCTATATTTCTGGGGTATGAAAAAAAGCCGTGCATCACGTTTCATAAGGTATCGCACAATTGAGGTAATTTTTCCACAATTCAATAGGCTATCCTTTGCATCTAGGCAAAAACTATATATATATATCCTAAACTTTGAAGGAAGCGTTCATCATTTTAGATTATGGCAGGACACAGTAAATGGGCAAATATTAAGCGTCAGAAGGCGGTAGTAGATGCCAAAAAGGGCAAGACTTTCGCTCAGTTGTCTAGGGCAATTATTATTGCTGCTAGAAGTGGTGTACCAGACCCTAGCTTAAATTTTCAGCTACGTACAGCTATTGATAAGGCTAAGGCTGCGGATATTCCTAATGATAATATTGAACGGGCGATCGCTAAAGGGGCGGGAACTTTTGGCGGCGATGGTGCTAGTTTTGAGGCGATTCGCTATGAGGGTTATGGACCCGGTGGTGTGGCGATTTTAATTGAAGCCCTGACGGATAATCGTAATCGCACGGCGGCTGATTTGCGTGGGGCTTTTAGTAAATGTGGTGGAAATCTGGGTGAAACGGGTTGCGTTAGCTGGATGTTTGACCAAAAGGGTGTGTGTGTGGTTTCTGGGGTGGAGGATGAAGACCGGCTTTTGGAAGCGTCTCTGGAAGGTGGGGCTGAGTTTTATGAGATGACTGAGGATGACATGGCTGAGGTGTTTACTGAGGTGTCAAATTTGGAGGTTCTCAGTCAGAGGTTGAGGGATATGGGTTTTGAGGTGAATGATGTGGAGTTACGCTGGATTCCTAGCAATTATATTGAGGTTGTTGATTTTGAGCAAGGGCGATCGCTTCTCAAGTTAATTGATTCTCTTGAGGGGTTGGATGATGTCCAGAATGTGACTGCTAATTTTGAAGTGGCTGACAGTGTTTTGGATTTGTTGGTTTAAGAGTAACGAACCGCCAAGGCGCAAAGTACGCAAAGTCAAGAAAGATCAGGAAGAAATGTTTGGTGTAGCTGGAATTTCTCAAGGCAGGCGAATATGCACACTGTAATTACACCTGAAAGAATTGAGTTGCCGCCTGGCACAGTTGTCAGGATGTTGGGATCTTGGCAAGACTATCAAGTACTGAGTCAGCAACTTGCAAATCGCTGCTCGCCTCGCATTAAATATCGAACTGGAGAGATTTTGCTCATGGCACCGTTACCAGAGCATGGCAGGGATGCAAGCTTGCTGGCAGATATTGCTAAGGTTTTGCTAGATCATTTAGAACAAAGATACGATTCATTTACGCCCATCACCATGAGTAAGCCTCTGGTAAGCGGCATTGAGCCTGATTATTGCTTCTACATTCAAAATTGGAGATCCGTAGTAGGTAAAAACCGGATCGACTGGCTCAATAACCCTCCACCAGATTTAGTGATTGAGGTAGATGTTACTAGCTATACTAGTATTGATGACTATCTTCCTTATAAAGTACCAGAGGTTTGGTTGTTAAAGAATAAGCAGCTATTAATTTATAAATTGCAGGGTGAAATTTACACAATTACAGAAAGCAGCTATTTTCCTAACCTCAGAGAAATTGTGCAGCAATGCCTTCAAATTGCAAATGAGCAAACAACAAGTGAGGCAATTAG is a window of Nodularia sp. LEGE 06071 DNA encoding:
- a CDS encoding extracellular solute-binding protein → MQYYLKSLLLLLLVGILAIGGCQTIRTAETDVIHLTLWQGVNPPANRDVLQKLVDKFNQTHPKIQVESLYAGQQDQQTPKILAAVVGNAPPDLLWYNPTIAGQLVELQALIPLDEKLDNSPVKAEIDPALFESMEYQGKLWSLPFATNNVAVYYRPSLFKAAGITELPRTWEQFREVAKKLTRDTTGDGRINQYGMFLPLGKGEFTVFTWLPFMWSSGGELVNGESRDAAAVMLQDNPGAIAALQFWRNLIDDGSAILSGPERGYETGDLIAGNVAMQVTGPWSLGEFTESGVDFGVFPIPVSQEPATSVGGENLFLFKTTPEREQAAFTFAEYAMSAEFQTELALGTGYLPINLKSRQNPQYQEFVKKLPPVQVFLDQAEHGRSRPIFPGYNRISDSLGRAIESVLLGQNSPAEALKITQQRLDLIFK
- a CDS encoding YebC/PmpR family DNA-binding transcriptional regulator, which encodes MAGHSKWANIKRQKAVVDAKKGKTFAQLSRAIIIAARSGVPDPSLNFQLRTAIDKAKAADIPNDNIERAIAKGAGTFGGDGASFEAIRYEGYGPGGVAILIEALTDNRNRTAADLRGAFSKCGGNLGETGCVSWMFDQKGVCVVSGVEDEDRLLEASLEGGAEFYEMTEDDMAEVFTEVSNLEVLSQRLRDMGFEVNDVELRWIPSNYIEVVDFEQGRSLLKLIDSLEGLDDVQNVTANFEVADSVLDLLV
- a CDS encoding acyltransferase family protein; protein product: MKHKVVLEEHKKNANRDIRFDILKTIGILLIILAHVIPQNILFHIRSFDVPLMVIISGALFYSSSHNKNYTLRIYLQKRIPRLIAPVWFFLTFFFISYYLIFLLVGSNYPFSLKSDIIGSFLFLWGIGYVWIIRVFILVAMISTLVLRLFRACKNSNHFLGLLLIIYGCHELILLLLENITIENKLLSVLIQNYFLFIIPYGCLFGLGLTLPKMTRKSLLIICGIFLIVFLIMNGYYYYIQEPNLYPETFKYPPRLYYESYGIFASILAFLLVDKLATTYNLNQQENSVTRIIIFISSSSLWIYLWHIFFLTLPNYFLQIKLILFKNSLMSFIVVVFLSIAATYLQKITISRLIKKTKFGQHNSDLLATLFLK
- a CDS encoding Uma2 family endonuclease; this translates as MHTVITPERIELPPGTVVRMLGSWQDYQVLSQQLANRCSPRIKYRTGEILLMAPLPEHGRDASLLADIAKVLLDHLEQRYDSFTPITMSKPLVSGIEPDYCFYIQNWRSVVGKNRIDWLNNPPPDLVIEVDVTSYTSIDDYLPYKVPEVWLLKNKQLLIYKLQGEIYTITESSYFPNLREIVQQCLQIANEQTTSEAIRWLRKFLRGS